A portion of the Equus quagga isolate Etosha38 chromosome 17, UCLA_HA_Equagga_1.0, whole genome shotgun sequence genome contains these proteins:
- the LOC124229266 gene encoding olfactory receptor 5M3-like — translation MLNFTKVTEFILLGLTSHREWQVLSFIIFLVVYLITLVGNIGMIVLVKISPQLSSPMYFFLSHLSFVDVCFSSNVTPKMLENLLSETKTVSYTGCLIQCFFFIALVHVEIFILAIMAFDRYMAIGNPLLYGSKMSRVVCIRLIYFPYIYGFVISLAATLWTYGSYFCGKIEINHFYCADPPLIKLAFSGTFVKEYSMIILAGINFTYSLTVVIILYLFTLVAILRMQSVEGRRKAFSTCGSHLTAVIIFYGTFIFMYLRHPTEESVEQGKMAAVFYTTVIPMLNPTIYSLRNKDVKDAMNKVISRTCLTK, via the coding sequence ATGCTCAACTTCACCAAAGTGACAGAGTTTATTCTTTTAGGACTAACCAGTCATCGGGAATGGCAAGTTCTGTCCTTCATCATTTTCCTAGTGGTCTATCTTATTACCCTGGTGGGTAATATTGGCATGATCGTGTTAGTTAAGATCAGTCCACAGCTTAGCAgtcccatgtactttttcctcagtcATTTGTCATTTGTTGATGTGTGCTTTTCTTCCAACGTCACCCCTAAAATGTTGGAAAACCTGTTATCAGAGACAAAAACTGTTTCTTATACTGGTTGTTTAATCCAGTGTTTTTTCTTCATTGCCCTTGTCCATGTAGAAATTTTTATTCTTGCTATAATGGCCTTTGATAGATACATGGCAATTGGAAACCCTCTGCTCTATGGCAGCAAAATGTCAAGGGTTGTCTGTATTCGACTGATTTATTTCCCTTACATATATGGTTTTGTGATCAGTCTGGCAGCAACATTATGGACTTATGGCTCGTACTTCTGTGGGAAAATTGAGATCAACCACTTCTACTGTGCAGACCCACCTCTCATCAAACTGGCCTTCTCTGGGACCTTTGTAAAAGAATACTCAATGATCATACTGGCAGGCATTAACTTCACATATTCTCTGACTGTAGTGATCATTTTGTATCTGTTCACTCTTGTTGCCATTCTACGGATGCAGTCAGTGGAAGGAAGGCGGAAGGCCTTTTCCACCTGTGGGTCCCATTTGACAGCTGTCATCATATTTTATGGAACTTTTATCTTTATGTATCTCAGACATCCCACAGAGGAGTCTGTGGAGCAGGGGAAAATGGCGGCTGTGTTTTATACCACGGTTATCCCTATGTTGAATCCCACGATCTACAGTCTCAggaacaaggatgtgaaagacGCCATGAACAAAGTGATCAGCAGAACATGtttaacaaaatag